The following proteins are encoded in a genomic region of Entelurus aequoreus isolate RoL-2023_Sb linkage group LG01, RoL_Eaeq_v1.1, whole genome shotgun sequence:
- the LOC133657464 gene encoding uncharacterized protein LOC133657464 isoform X2: MIKSVLLLLFLTLSGLQAAPIAPQRGLPKASSAFELSDDSNTIKYLPDGFQQGTEPSKRFFDNGLVRDHIGEMSRRTAFIHNLVENAPGDLETKHWLADEVPVDVPAKKNGGGWVRVEEASSSQLPDGFRQGTEPFMSIPDGFRQGTEPFMSIPDGFRQGTEPFASIPDGFRQGTEPFMSIPDGFRQGTEPFASIPDGFRQGTEPFMSIPDGFRQGTEPFSSIPKGFRQGTEPTIFTPRSFKQEAEPSVSIPDGFRQGTEPFMPIPDGFRQGTEPFMSIPDGFRQGTEPFMSIPDGFRQGTEPFMSIPDGFRQGTEPFMSIPDSFRQGTEPFSSIPKGFRQGTEPTIFTPRSFKQEAEPSVSIPDGFRQGTEPFMPIPDGFRQGTEPVVLTPGGFRQQTEPSRSLPNGFRQGTEPSLNIPVGLRQGTEPWVKHTEEQGRSTPSLQTCQGEVINGNCYEFNPTPLNFQEAQDLCKAQNTHAELASVTSGDLHSRLVSMVTKGGQISPRLTWLGAVVKNQQASWVDGSEWTYSDWMPGQPNIHTNKPVCVEMFKIDQSRWTAVDCDLKRASICSYPAAA; encoded by the exons GACTGCAAGCCGCCCCAATCGCACCTCAGAGAGGTTTACCGAAGGCGTCATCGGCCTTCGAGCTCTCAGATGACTCGAACACCATCAAATATCTTCCTGATGGCTTCCAACAAGGCACCGAGCCCTCCAAGAGGTTCTTTGACAACGGACTAGTACGAGACCACATCGGGGAGATGAGCAGGAGGACGG CTTTCATCCACAACCTTGTTGAAAATGCTCCAGGAGACCTGGAGACGAAACACTGGTTGGCAGATGAAG TTCCCGTCGATGTGCCAGCCAAAAAGAATGGAGGGGGTTGGGTTCGAGTTGAGGAAGCTTCTTCGTCTCAACTCCCAGATGGTTTCAGACAAGGAACCGAACCGTTCATGTCGATCCCAGATGGTTTCAGACAGGGAACTGAACCGTTCATGTCAATCCCAGATGGTTTCAGACAGGGAACTGAACCGTTCGCCTCTATCCCAGACGGTTTTAGGCAGGGAACCGAACCGTTCATGTCGATCCCAGATGGTTTCAGACAGGGAACTGAACCGTTCGCCTCTATCCCAGACGGTTTCAGGCAGGGAACCGAACCGTTCATGTCGATCCCAGACGGTTTCAGGCAGGGAACCGAACCGTTCTCCTCTATCCCAAAGGGTTTCAGACAGGGGACAGAACCTACAATTTTTACTCCTAGGAGCTTCAAACAGGAAGCAGAGCCCTCCGTTTCTATCCCAGACGGTTTCAGACAGGGAACAGAACCGTTCATGCCAATCCCAGACGGTTTCAGACAGGGAACCGAACCGTTCATGTCGATCCCAGACGGTTTCAGGCAGGGAACCGAACCGTTCATGTCGATCCCAGATGGTTTCAGACAGGGAACCGAACCGTTCATGTCGATCCCAGATGGTTTCAGACAAGGAACCGAACCGTTCATGTCGATCCCAGACAGTTTCAGACAAGGAACCGAACCGTTCTCCTCTATCCCAAAGGGTTTCAGACAGGGGACAGAACCTACAATTTTTACTCCTAGGAGCTTCAAACAGGAAGCAGAGCCCTCCGTTTCTATCCCAGACGGTTTCAGACAGGGAACAGAACCGTTCATGCCAATCCCAGATGGTTTCAGACAAGGAACTGAACCTGTTGTTTTGACACCTGGCGGTTTCAGACAGCAAACCGAGCCATCTAGGTCTCTCCCTAACGGATTTAGACAGGGAACAGAACCATCTCTAAATATACCAGTGGGTTTAAGGCAGGGAACAGAACCATGGGTTAAACACACAGAGGAACAGGGCCGGTCCACTCCCAGCCTCCAAACATGTCAAGGGGAGGTGATCAATGGAAACTGCTACGAGTTTAACCCAACTCCACTGAATTTCCAAGAAGCACAG GATTTATGCAAAGCTCAGAACACACACGCTGAGCTCGCATCTGTGACAAGCGGGGACCTTCATTCCCGCCTGGTTTCCATGGTTACCAAGGGCGGTCAGATCAGCCCACGGTTGACGTGGCTGGGAGCCGTGGTCAAG AACCAGCAGGCCTCCTGGGTAGACGGGTCAGAGTGGACTTATAGTGACTGGATGCCGGGTCAGCCTAACATTCACACCAACAAGCCAGTCTGTGTGGAGATGTTCAAAATAG ACCAAAGTCGGTGGACGGCCGTCGACTGTGACCTGAAGCGAGCGTCCATCTGCTCGTATCCAGCGGCGGCGTGA
- the LOC133657464 gene encoding uncharacterized protein LOC133657464 isoform X1 → MSSGCYLHHTHTIKVSESGGLQAAPIAPQRGLPKASSAFELSDDSNTIKYLPDGFQQGTEPSKRFFDNGLVRDHIGEMSRRTAFIHNLVENAPGDLETKHWLADEVPVDVPAKKNGGGWVRVEEASSSQLPDGFRQGTEPFMSIPDGFRQGTEPFMSIPDGFRQGTEPFASIPDGFRQGTEPFMSIPDGFRQGTEPFASIPDGFRQGTEPFMSIPDGFRQGTEPFSSIPKGFRQGTEPTIFTPRSFKQEAEPSVSIPDGFRQGTEPFMPIPDGFRQGTEPFMSIPDGFRQGTEPFMSIPDGFRQGTEPFMSIPDGFRQGTEPFMSIPDSFRQGTEPFSSIPKGFRQGTEPTIFTPRSFKQEAEPSVSIPDGFRQGTEPFMPIPDGFRQGTEPVVLTPGGFRQQTEPSRSLPNGFRQGTEPSLNIPVGLRQGTEPWVKHTEEQGRSTPSLQTCQGEVINGNCYEFNPTPLNFQEAQDLCKAQNTHAELASVTSGDLHSRLVSMVTKGGQISPRLTWLGAVVKNQQASWVDGSEWTYSDWMPGQPNIHTNKPVCVEMFKIDQSRWTAVDCDLKRASICSYPAAA, encoded by the exons ATGTCTTCAGGGTGCTATCTTCATCATACACATACTATCAAGGTCTCAGAAAGTGGAG GACTGCAAGCCGCCCCAATCGCACCTCAGAGAGGTTTACCGAAGGCGTCATCGGCCTTCGAGCTCTCAGATGACTCGAACACCATCAAATATCTTCCTGATGGCTTCCAACAAGGCACCGAGCCCTCCAAGAGGTTCTTTGACAACGGACTAGTACGAGACCACATCGGGGAGATGAGCAGGAGGACGG CTTTCATCCACAACCTTGTTGAAAATGCTCCAGGAGACCTGGAGACGAAACACTGGTTGGCAGATGAAG TTCCCGTCGATGTGCCAGCCAAAAAGAATGGAGGGGGTTGGGTTCGAGTTGAGGAAGCTTCTTCGTCTCAACTCCCAGATGGTTTCAGACAAGGAACCGAACCGTTCATGTCGATCCCAGATGGTTTCAGACAGGGAACTGAACCGTTCATGTCAATCCCAGATGGTTTCAGACAGGGAACTGAACCGTTCGCCTCTATCCCAGACGGTTTTAGGCAGGGAACCGAACCGTTCATGTCGATCCCAGATGGTTTCAGACAGGGAACTGAACCGTTCGCCTCTATCCCAGACGGTTTCAGGCAGGGAACCGAACCGTTCATGTCGATCCCAGACGGTTTCAGGCAGGGAACCGAACCGTTCTCCTCTATCCCAAAGGGTTTCAGACAGGGGACAGAACCTACAATTTTTACTCCTAGGAGCTTCAAACAGGAAGCAGAGCCCTCCGTTTCTATCCCAGACGGTTTCAGACAGGGAACAGAACCGTTCATGCCAATCCCAGACGGTTTCAGACAGGGAACCGAACCGTTCATGTCGATCCCAGACGGTTTCAGGCAGGGAACCGAACCGTTCATGTCGATCCCAGATGGTTTCAGACAGGGAACCGAACCGTTCATGTCGATCCCAGATGGTTTCAGACAAGGAACCGAACCGTTCATGTCGATCCCAGACAGTTTCAGACAAGGAACCGAACCGTTCTCCTCTATCCCAAAGGGTTTCAGACAGGGGACAGAACCTACAATTTTTACTCCTAGGAGCTTCAAACAGGAAGCAGAGCCCTCCGTTTCTATCCCAGACGGTTTCAGACAGGGAACAGAACCGTTCATGCCAATCCCAGATGGTTTCAGACAAGGAACTGAACCTGTTGTTTTGACACCTGGCGGTTTCAGACAGCAAACCGAGCCATCTAGGTCTCTCCCTAACGGATTTAGACAGGGAACAGAACCATCTCTAAATATACCAGTGGGTTTAAGGCAGGGAACAGAACCATGGGTTAAACACACAGAGGAACAGGGCCGGTCCACTCCCAGCCTCCAAACATGTCAAGGGGAGGTGATCAATGGAAACTGCTACGAGTTTAACCCAACTCCACTGAATTTCCAAGAAGCACAG GATTTATGCAAAGCTCAGAACACACACGCTGAGCTCGCATCTGTGACAAGCGGGGACCTTCATTCCCGCCTGGTTTCCATGGTTACCAAGGGCGGTCAGATCAGCCCACGGTTGACGTGGCTGGGAGCCGTGGTCAAG AACCAGCAGGCCTCCTGGGTAGACGGGTCAGAGTGGACTTATAGTGACTGGATGCCGGGTCAGCCTAACATTCACACCAACAAGCCAGTCTGTGTGGAGATGTTCAAAATAG ACCAAAGTCGGTGGACGGCCGTCGACTGTGACCTGAAGCGAGCGTCCATCTGCTCGTATCCAGCGGCGGCGTGA